A DNA window from Brassica napus cultivar Da-Ae chromosome C1, Da-Ae, whole genome shotgun sequence contains the following coding sequences:
- the LOC125579977 gene encoding uncharacterized protein At1g43920, Chloroplastic-like, which produces MENVHGIPRQCHCGSQTIVLTSKTKKNPGRRFFRCGTTSGTGHVFKWVDEANSEELGLLADKQATFELDLIQLKQELIDMKKDISEIVEVLEGIKSKV; this is translated from the coding sequence ATGGAGAATGTTCACGGAATCCCCAGGCAGTGCCATTGCGGATCTCAGACCATTGTGCTCACTTCCAAGACTAAAAAAAACCCTGGCAGAAGGTTCTTTCGTTGCGGAACAACTTCCGGTACAGGCCATGTTTTCAAGTGGGTTGACGAAGCTAATTCCGAAGAGTTGGGCCTTTTGGCAGATAAACAAGCGACGTTCGAACTGGACCTTATCCAACTTAAGCAAGAACTTATTGACATGAAGAAAGATATCAGCGAGATTGTTGAGGTTTTAGAGGGTATTAAATCTAAGGTCTAG